In Lysinibacillus sp. FSL M8-0337, the following proteins share a genomic window:
- the fdhF gene encoding formate dehydrogenase subunit alpha yields MTQIHINGVPYDVKEGATILDTINQHDIPHPQICHVPAVDPIETCDTCIVEVNGQLVRSCSTKAIDGMNVLLASDKAKAAQTEAMDRLLENHLLYCTVCDNNNGNCTLHNTAELMEIEHQKYPYKPKVEPHEVDMSHPFYRYDPNQCIACGQCVEVCQNLQVNETLSLDWEAERPRVIWDKGVAINDSSCVSCGQCVTVCPCNALMEKSMLGEAGFMTGLKQDMLDPMIRLIKEVEPGYSGIFAVSEVEAAMRSKRTKKTKTVCTFCGVGCSFEVWTKDRKILKVQPSDGPVNAISTCVKGKFGWDFINSEERITKPLIRKNNEFVESSWDEALDLIATKLGGIQQQYGPGSVGFISSSKITNEENYLIQKMARQLFATNDVDNCSRYCQSPATDGLLRTVGLGGDAGTIQDIAKAGLVIIVGANPAEGHPVLATRVKRAHKLHGQKLIVADIRKHEMAERSDIFMRPKQGTDQVWIMAVTKYIIDQGWHDEAFIQDNVLHFEDFKQVLATYTLDYAQNMTGISKETLIEVAEMIRDADGTCVLWGMGVTQNTGGSYTSAAISNLLLATGNYRRPGAGAYPLRGHNNVQGACDMGTLPNLLPGYQKVTDDEARAKFEKAYGVPIQSQPGRNNMQMLDAIMEGKMKAMYLVGEDMALVDCNANHVDEVLSQIEFFVVQDCFLSRTAQYADVILPAAPSLEKEGTFTNTERRVQRLYQVLPTLGESKADWEILQAVARRLGADWQYNHPSEIFDEMASLSPLFSQANYDVLEGWGSFCWGSHDGKDTPLLYEDGFNFPDKKARFALHDWVQPVEFEAQYDCHINNGRMLEHFHEGNLTNKSKGIQSKVPEIFVEVSPQLAKERGIEDGALLRLVSPYGALKLNALVTDRVQGNELFLPMNSVSKDSAINFLTGPAADINTSTPAYKQTKVRVEVLKAKGKTPLPRTNPRYKKRHPQNGVEVQRKWNRPGYVHLTTLNERE; encoded by the coding sequence TTGACTCAAATTCATATTAATGGGGTACCGTATGATGTCAAAGAAGGAGCTACGATTCTTGATACGATTAACCAACATGACATTCCTCATCCACAGATTTGTCATGTGCCCGCTGTAGACCCAATCGAAACATGTGATACATGTATCGTGGAGGTGAATGGCCAATTAGTTCGTTCTTGCTCCACTAAGGCAATTGATGGCATGAATGTGTTATTAGCTTCTGACAAAGCAAAAGCGGCACAAACAGAAGCGATGGACCGTCTACTCGAAAACCATTTACTGTACTGTACAGTGTGTGATAATAACAACGGAAATTGTACATTACACAATACAGCCGAATTAATGGAAATCGAGCATCAAAAATATCCGTACAAACCGAAAGTTGAACCACATGAAGTAGACATGTCACACCCTTTTTACCGCTATGATCCGAACCAATGTATTGCATGTGGGCAATGTGTAGAAGTTTGTCAAAATTTACAGGTAAACGAAACATTATCCCTCGATTGGGAAGCAGAAAGACCACGTGTTATTTGGGATAAAGGTGTTGCCATTAATGATTCTTCCTGTGTAAGCTGCGGTCAATGTGTTACCGTTTGTCCTTGTAATGCCTTAATGGAAAAGTCCATGCTTGGAGAGGCTGGATTTATGACGGGTTTGAAACAAGATATGTTAGATCCAATGATTCGTTTGATTAAAGAAGTTGAACCAGGATATAGCGGTATTTTTGCCGTTTCTGAAGTGGAAGCAGCCATGCGTAGTAAGCGCACGAAAAAAACAAAAACAGTTTGTACTTTCTGCGGTGTAGGTTGTTCATTCGAAGTTTGGACAAAAGACCGCAAAATTTTAAAAGTACAACCTTCAGATGGTCCGGTCAATGCAATCTCTACATGTGTAAAAGGAAAATTCGGTTGGGATTTCATCAATTCGGAAGAACGTATTACAAAACCACTTATTCGTAAAAATAATGAGTTTGTTGAATCTTCTTGGGATGAAGCGTTGGATTTAATTGCCACAAAACTCGGTGGTATTCAACAACAATATGGTCCTGGTTCTGTCGGTTTTATCTCTTCTTCTAAAATTACAAATGAAGAAAATTACTTAATACAAAAAATGGCGCGTCAATTATTTGCCACAAATGACGTCGATAATTGCTCCCGTTATTGTCAGTCTCCAGCTACAGACGGTTTATTACGTACAGTAGGTTTAGGCGGTGACGCTGGTACGATTCAAGATATTGCTAAAGCAGGCCTTGTCATTATTGTTGGTGCTAACCCAGCTGAAGGCCATCCTGTTTTAGCAACACGTGTGAAACGTGCACACAAATTACATGGTCAAAAATTAATCGTTGCCGATATTCGTAAACATGAAATGGCTGAGCGTTCAGACATCTTTATGCGTCCAAAACAAGGTACTGACCAAGTGTGGATTATGGCGGTTACCAAATATATCATCGATCAAGGATGGCATGATGAAGCCTTTATTCAAGACAATGTCCTGCATTTTGAAGATTTTAAACAAGTGCTTGCAACCTATACACTTGATTACGCTCAAAATATGACCGGAATTAGCAAGGAAACATTGATTGAAGTGGCTGAAATGATTCGTGATGCAGATGGCACTTGTGTTCTTTGGGGTATGGGTGTCACGCAAAATACGGGAGGCTCTTATACATCAGCCGCTATTTCGAATTTACTATTAGCAACGGGTAACTATCGTCGTCCTGGGGCTGGGGCTTACCCGCTACGCGGTCACAATAATGTTCAAGGTGCCTGTGATATGGGGACATTACCAAATCTATTGCCAGGCTACCAAAAAGTGACCGATGATGAAGCAAGAGCAAAATTCGAAAAAGCTTATGGTGTCCCTATTCAATCTCAACCAGGTCGAAATAATATGCAAATGTTAGATGCTATTATGGAAGGTAAAATGAAAGCGATGTATTTAGTGGGCGAGGATATGGCACTTGTTGACTGTAATGCTAACCATGTAGATGAGGTACTTTCACAAATAGAATTTTTTGTTGTCCAAGATTGCTTCCTATCACGTACTGCCCAATATGCAGATGTGATTTTACCAGCAGCCCCTTCGCTTGAAAAAGAAGGCACATTCACGAATACAGAACGTCGCGTTCAGCGTCTCTATCAAGTTTTGCCAACACTCGGTGAGTCGAAAGCTGATTGGGAAATCCTCCAAGCAGTTGCACGTCGATTAGGAGCAGATTGGCAGTATAATCATCCAAGTGAAATTTTCGATGAAATGGCGAGTTTGTCTCCACTATTCTCACAAGCCAACTATGATGTCTTAGAAGGCTGGGGTAGCTTCTGTTGGGGTAGTCATGATGGAAAAGATACACCATTATTATATGAAGATGGTTTTAACTTCCCAGATAAAAAAGCTCGTTTTGCTTTACATGATTGGGTGCAACCAGTTGAATTTGAGGCACAATACGATTGTCATATTAATAACGGTCGTATGCTTGAGCACTTCCACGAAGGAAATCTAACAAATAAATCGAAAGGTATCCAATCAAAGGTACCAGAAATTTTCGTTGAAGTATCACCACAATTGGCGAAAGAACGAGGCATTGAAGATGGCGCCCTACTCCGTTTAGTATCTCCATATGGCGCATTAAAGCTCAATGCATTAGTAACAGATCGCGTGCAAGGGAATGAATTATTTTTACCTATGAACTCTGTTAGCAAAGATTCAGCTATTAACTTCTTAACTGGTCCTGCAGCAGATATTAATACATCAACACCCGCGTACAAACAAACAAAAGTTCGAGTAGAGGTGCTAAAAGCAAAAGGCAAGACGCCGCTGCCGCGCACTAACCCGCGCTATAAAAAGCGTCATCCTCAAAATGGTGTAGAGGTACAACGAAAATGGAATCGTCCTGGCTACGTTCACTTAACAACCCTAAACGAAAGAGAGTGA
- the moaA gene encoding GTP 3',8-cyclase MoaA produces the protein MPALQDQFNRPLRDLRISVTDRCNFRCRYCMPAEVFGPDYAFLPSNKILTFDEIERLVKIFASFNVKKIRITGGEPLLRRDLPALIARIHRIEGVEDIALTTNGTLLKKYAPALAQAGLTRVSVSLDSLNDERFLEMNGRRGKVLTVLEGIEKAAEAGLQVKINMVVQKGKNDQDIVTMAQYFKEKQHILRFIEYMDVGNSNGWNLQDVVSKQDIIARVHQFSPLQQVAPNYKGEVASRYQYQDAQGEIGVISSVTDSFCSNCSRARLSAEGTLYTCLFATEGTDLRELLRSGQDDAAIRECISKVWETRDDRYSDERNEQTITTRKNTKIEMSHIGG, from the coding sequence ATGCCGGCTCTACAAGACCAATTCAATAGACCTTTAAGAGACTTAAGAATATCTGTAACAGATCGCTGTAATTTCCGTTGTCGCTATTGTATGCCAGCTGAAGTATTTGGTCCAGATTATGCATTTTTACCGTCTAATAAAATATTAACTTTTGATGAGATTGAACGATTAGTAAAAATATTTGCGTCATTCAATGTGAAAAAAATACGAATTACAGGTGGAGAGCCCTTGCTTCGTCGTGATTTACCAGCATTAATTGCACGCATTCACCGCATTGAAGGTGTAGAAGATATTGCTTTAACAACAAATGGCACTTTATTAAAAAAATATGCACCAGCATTGGCTCAAGCAGGCTTAACTCGCGTTTCAGTTAGTCTAGATTCATTGAATGATGAACGGTTTTTGGAGATGAACGGACGTCGAGGTAAGGTATTAACGGTGTTAGAGGGCATTGAAAAGGCTGCGGAAGCAGGTTTACAAGTGAAAATTAATATGGTTGTGCAAAAAGGAAAGAATGACCAGGATATTGTTACAATGGCACAATATTTTAAAGAAAAACAGCATATTTTACGTTTTATTGAATATATGGATGTAGGCAATTCGAATGGTTGGAACTTACAGGATGTTGTGTCGAAGCAGGATATTATTGCGAGAGTCCATCAATTTTCTCCGTTACAGCAAGTAGCACCTAATTACAAAGGGGAAGTGGCATCACGTTATCAATATCAAGATGCACAAGGGGAAATAGGGGTGATTTCATCCGTTACAGATTCCTTCTGTTCCAATTGTTCACGTGCTCGTCTTTCGGCAGAAGGTACCTTATATACTTGTTTATTTGCAACAGAGGGAACAGATTTAAGAGAGCTGTTACGATCAGGACAAGATGATGCCGCTATCCGCGAGTGCATATCGAAGGTATGGGAAACAAGAGACGATCGTTACTCAGATGAACGCAATGAACAAACGATAACAACAAGGAAAAATACAAAAATTGAAATGTCTCATATTGGGGGGTAG
- a CDS encoding DUF1641 domain-containing protein, translating into MAEPITSIKKQQVTDEQLKEQKLDNLKQLLSEQEEAVQQVLHIIAELNDIGALEAAMKLLEAKEEVAHVALGQLTRKPVTNIINNLMGVAGALTELNPETTTKLIEGLNSGVEEANKALESDDKVSAFKLVKMLNDPDVNRALNFGVHFLKGLGKGLKE; encoded by the coding sequence ATGGCTGAACCCATTACAAGCATAAAAAAACAACAAGTAACAGACGAACAGCTCAAAGAACAAAAATTAGATAATCTTAAACAACTACTTTCTGAGCAAGAAGAAGCGGTCCAACAAGTATTGCATATTATAGCTGAATTAAATGATATCGGTGCACTAGAAGCTGCAATGAAACTACTAGAAGCTAAAGAAGAAGTGGCTCATGTTGCACTTGGACAATTAACACGAAAGCCTGTAACCAATATCATTAATAATTTAATGGGTGTTGCGGGAGCATTGACAGAGCTAAATCCTGAAACAACGACTAAGCTGATTGAAGGCTTAAATTCAGGTGTAGAGGAAGCTAACAAAGCACTTGAATCCGATGACAAAGTTAGTGCCTTTAAACTAGTCAAAATGTTAAATGATCCAGATGTCAATCGCGCACTTAATTTTGGTGTGCATTTCTTAAAGGGACTTGGCAAAGGGTTAAAAGAATAA
- a CDS encoding molybdenum cofactor guanylyltransferase: MKIAGIILAGGQSSRYGKPKMFELFAGQPLYKHSLIALQKNQLSPIIIATNAQLQHQFEQENVQWIIDKQLHQGPLFALHHIMTAYPDVAWFFVVASDMPYMNADFIKKMVGRISDDYDAIVPMQAQKHQPLAALFRRTALPKAQQLTKQNKRSMKVLLEQLRVCYVPFDDDDTTFININAQQDWSQTRKKESNNE; encoded by the coding sequence ATGAAAATTGCTGGTATTATATTAGCAGGTGGTCAATCCTCTCGATATGGTAAACCTAAAATGTTCGAGCTGTTTGCTGGGCAGCCTTTATACAAGCATAGTCTCATCGCTTTACAAAAAAATCAGCTATCCCCTATTATTATCGCTACAAACGCACAGTTACAACATCAGTTTGAGCAGGAAAACGTCCAATGGATTATCGACAAACAGCTACATCAAGGACCACTTTTTGCTTTACATCATATCATGACAGCCTACCCTGATGTGGCATGGTTTTTTGTCGTGGCTAGCGATATGCCTTATATGAATGCTGATTTTATCAAAAAAATGGTCGGTCGAATAAGTGACGATTATGATGCAATCGTTCCTATGCAGGCGCAAAAACATCAGCCATTAGCTGCATTATTTCGACGTACAGCTTTACCTAAAGCACAACAATTAACGAAACAAAACAAACGAAGTATGAAAGTACTGTTAGAGCAACTGCGAGTTTGTTACGTCCCCTTTGATGACGATGACACAACATTTATCAATATTAATGCACAACAAGACTGGTCTCAAACAAGGAAAAAGGAGTCTAATAATGAATAA
- a CDS encoding DUF2294 domain-containing protein: protein MSKKIHEFNDMIRKLRKEVFGKGPERIHTVFVENMAVSTLYGNITPTEKFIASTPEGLKMVHAARTTMIQDLYAQSPPEGMEELMGSKLLHLFSDIKIEEDFAISVFVFEKNISV from the coding sequence ATGTCTAAAAAAATACATGAATTTAATGATATGATACGTAAATTAAGAAAAGAAGTATTTGGTAAAGGGCCAGAGCGTATTCATACAGTTTTTGTCGAGAATATGGCTGTATCTACTTTGTATGGAAATATAACACCAACGGAAAAATTTATTGCCAGTACACCAGAAGGGCTAAAAATGGTGCATGCTGCAAGGACAACTATGATTCAAGATTTATATGCCCAATCACCACCAGAGGGTATGGAAGAATTGATGGGCAGCAAATTGCTCCACTTATTTTCAGATATTAAAATTGAAGAGGATTTTGCAATTTCCGTCTTCGTTTTTGAAAAGAATATCAGTGTTTAA
- a CDS encoding thiazole biosynthesis adenylyltransferase ThiF: protein MQNRYSRQQLFTPIGQSGQVSIQQKHALIIGVGALGSASAEALVRAGIGKLTLIDRDYVEWSNLQRQQLYTEQDAQEKMPKVIAAKKRLQEINTEVEINVAIMDACIETLLPLLKDVDVMVDATDNFDVRFLMNDLAQKYRIPWVYGSCVGSYGATYTIVPGKTPCLHCLLKAIPQTGITCDTVGIISPTVQIVAAYQVAEVLKLLVGDDKALRKSYLTFDVWQNQHYEINVDKMRQADCPSCGNAPTYPYLSYENQTKLQILCGRDAVQIRPPKPIYYQFEQLAHQLRSYGEIQMNPYLLSCQADDYRIVIFQDGRVVIHGIQDIQKAKTIYYRLLG from the coding sequence ATGCAAAATAGATATTCGAGACAACAATTATTTACCCCTATCGGACAATCTGGGCAAGTATCGATCCAACAAAAACATGCCCTTATAATAGGTGTCGGTGCATTGGGGAGTGCTAGTGCCGAAGCGCTTGTACGTGCTGGTATCGGCAAGTTAACACTGATTGATCGTGATTATGTAGAGTGGAGTAATTTACAAAGGCAACAATTATATACAGAGCAAGATGCCCAAGAAAAAATGCCAAAAGTTATCGCAGCTAAAAAACGTCTGCAAGAAATTAACACAGAGGTTGAAATCAATGTTGCCATTATGGATGCATGTATAGAGACTTTGCTACCATTGCTAAAAGATGTAGATGTAATGGTTGATGCGACTGATAATTTTGATGTGCGTTTTCTAATGAATGACCTTGCACAAAAGTATCGAATTCCGTGGGTGTACGGCTCTTGTGTCGGTAGTTATGGCGCAACCTATACGATTGTGCCAGGCAAAACACCTTGTTTGCACTGCTTATTAAAAGCAATACCCCAAACAGGGATAACTTGTGATACGGTAGGTATTATTAGCCCAACGGTTCAAATCGTTGCCGCATATCAAGTGGCTGAAGTATTAAAACTGCTTGTTGGAGATGACAAAGCGCTACGAAAAAGCTATTTAACATTTGATGTTTGGCAAAATCAACACTATGAAATCAATGTCGATAAAATGAGACAGGCTGATTGTCCATCTTGCGGCAATGCGCCAACATATCCTTATTTATCCTATGAAAATCAAACGAAATTACAAATACTTTGTGGACGGGACGCTGTGCAAATTCGCCCACCAAAGCCCATTTACTATCAGTTCGAGCAGTTGGCACATCAGCTTCGTTCCTATGGTGAAATTCAGATGAATCCTTATTTGCTTTCTTGTCAAGCGGACGATTATCGAATCGTTATTTTTCAAGATGGGCGAGTTGTGATTCATGGTATACAAGATATACAAAAAGCTAAAACGATTTACTATCGGTTATTAGGTTAA
- a CDS encoding Mrp/NBP35 family ATP-binding protein codes for MLVQEDVINALQQVQDPELHQSIVTLNMVRNIHISGTHLSLDIMLTISGCPLKAKIQQDVEEALQAIGASSVAITFGAMTEQERRTLSTSLQAKNVNEQGMPNMLHLHSGVQFIAITSGKGGVGKSTVTINLAVALARLGKRVGILDADIYGFSIPAMMNIEQKPTMLDQIAIPVESHGVKLMSMGFFTNGNQPVMWRGPMLNKWMRNFLVNTLWGELDFLLIDLPPGTGDVAIDMAAMIPQAQEIIVTTPHLAASHVASRAGLMAQHTKHSILGVVENMAYFEGADGQKNYLFGQGGAEQLAKLLQTEVIAHIPFAQPEENTGSSIYDEETVIGEIFTHLAEDLLFQ; via the coding sequence ATGTTAGTACAAGAAGATGTTATCAACGCATTACAACAAGTTCAAGATCCTGAGCTTCATCAGAGTATTGTCACATTAAATATGGTACGCAATATTCACATAAGCGGCACCCATCTATCACTGGATATTATGTTAACTATATCAGGCTGTCCGTTAAAAGCGAAAATCCAGCAAGATGTGGAGGAGGCACTACAAGCGATTGGTGCCTCCAGTGTTGCTATTACCTTTGGCGCGATGACTGAACAGGAACGACGTACACTATCGACCTCTCTACAAGCGAAGAATGTCAACGAACAAGGAATGCCAAACATGTTGCATCTTCATTCAGGAGTGCAGTTTATTGCCATCACAAGTGGTAAAGGCGGCGTTGGGAAGTCGACAGTGACCATTAATTTAGCAGTCGCTCTTGCCCGTCTTGGCAAACGTGTAGGCATACTAGATGCTGATATTTATGGCTTTAGTATCCCTGCTATGATGAACATTGAGCAAAAACCTACCATGCTTGACCAAATTGCGATTCCAGTTGAAAGTCATGGGGTTAAATTGATGTCAATGGGCTTTTTCACCAATGGGAACCAACCTGTTATGTGGCGTGGACCAATGCTCAACAAATGGATGCGCAATTTCCTTGTCAACACTTTATGGGGAGAGTTGGATTTTCTGCTAATTGATTTACCACCAGGAACTGGGGATGTGGCGATTGATATGGCGGCGATGATTCCACAAGCACAAGAAATTATCGTAACGACACCGCATTTGGCTGCTTCTCACGTCGCATCCCGTGCAGGCTTAATGGCTCAACATACGAAACATTCTATTCTTGGTGTAGTTGAAAACATGGCTTATTTTGAAGGGGCAGATGGTCAAAAAAACTATCTATTTGGACAAGGTGGAGCCGAACAATTGGCAAAATTACTCCAAACTGAAGTGATTGCCCATATTCCTTTCGCCCAGCCTGAAGAAAATACAGGCTCCTCCATATACGATGAAGAAACAGTGATTGGCGAAATCTTTACACATCTAGCAGAAGAT
- the fdhD gene encoding formate dehydrogenase accessory sulfurtransferase FdhD: MERAITRKIMRVEGQQVKEIDDVIVTEYAVTVKINQQEFVTMVCSPEYVEDMVIGYLASERVIRSFDDIEEIWHQEKEGFVHIKTKHVNPYYQQTQNKRYITSCCGMSRQGFVFTNDALVAKKMDDVHVQITTEDCFRLMHDMQEGADIFKQTGGVHNAALCNVNGIILSRMDIGRHNALDKIYGYCLRNNISMQDKIIVFSGRLSSEILLKVSKIGCEIVLSKSAPTELALQLAEQLGITTVGFIRQQALNIYTQPQRILLPAQNARKEGD, from the coding sequence ATGGAACGAGCAATCACAAGGAAAATTATGCGCGTTGAAGGACAGCAAGTAAAAGAAATAGATGATGTAATCGTCACAGAATACGCTGTAACTGTCAAAATCAATCAGCAAGAATTTGTCACGATGGTATGTTCACCAGAGTATGTGGAAGATATGGTTATTGGCTACTTAGCTTCCGAACGAGTTATTCGTAGCTTTGATGATATTGAGGAAATTTGGCACCAAGAAAAAGAAGGCTTTGTGCATATTAAAACAAAACATGTTAATCCCTATTACCAGCAGACGCAAAACAAACGCTATATTACCTCTTGTTGTGGTATGAGTCGACAAGGATTTGTTTTTACGAATGATGCATTAGTGGCGAAAAAAATGGACGATGTGCATGTGCAAATCACAACCGAGGATTGCTTCCGTTTAATGCATGATATGCAGGAAGGTGCAGACATTTTTAAGCAAACGGGTGGTGTGCACAATGCTGCACTATGTAATGTCAATGGCATTATCTTAAGTCGCATGGATATTGGGCGTCATAATGCATTAGATAAAATTTACGGCTATTGTCTGCGCAACAATATCAGTATGCAAGATAAAATTATCGTCTTTAGTGGACGACTATCGTCAGAAATTTTACTAAAGGTCTCAAAAATAGGCTGTGAAATCGTGCTATCTAAATCAGCACCAACTGAGTTGGCATTGCAATTAGCCGAGCAGCTTGGCATTACAACGGTAGGTTTTATCCGACAACAAGCTCTGAATATTTATACACAGCCACAACGCATCCTACTACCAGCCCAGAATGCACGGAAAGAAGGAGATTAA
- the moaC gene encoding cyclic pyranopterin monophosphate synthase MoaC, with amino-acid sequence MNNFTHWNEEGRPKMVDISEKEITTRTAIARSTITLSDTVYEAIQQGGIKKGDPTQVAQIAGIMGAKKTADLIPMCHPIMLQGTDFQFNYEKVEKGYELHIQATVKCSGKTGVEMEALTAVTIAALTFYDMCKAVDKTMVIKDTYLVEKTGGKSGTFVHK; translated from the coding sequence ATGAATAATTTTACACACTGGAACGAAGAAGGTCGCCCTAAAATGGTTGATATTTCAGAAAAAGAAATCACAACACGAACGGCCATTGCGCGTAGCACAATCACGTTATCCGATACTGTCTATGAAGCCATCCAACAAGGTGGCATTAAAAAAGGCGATCCTACACAAGTTGCCCAAATTGCAGGGATTATGGGGGCTAAAAAGACCGCTGATCTTATTCCCATGTGCCATCCCATCATGCTACAAGGCACGGATTTCCAATTTAACTATGAAAAAGTGGAGAAGGGCTATGAGCTGCATATTCAAGCTACTGTCAAATGCAGTGGGAAAACGGGTGTTGAAATGGAAGCCCTCACAGCCGTGACGATCGCTGCCTTAACTTTTTATGATATGTGTAAAGCAGTTGATAAAACGATGGTCATTAAAGATACCTATCTTGTTGAAAAAACGGGTGGAAAAAGCGGCACTTTTGTGCATAAATAA
- a CDS encoding MogA/MoaB family molybdenum cofactor biosynthesis protein: MHPTYHQQPIQVALLTVSDTRTKANDHAGQRIQTLLQEATFEVVDYQLTKDEPRDIARYVKQWSSDPSINTIIVTGGTGFTPRDQTYDTILPLFEKEMMGFGELFRTLSYDEIGPRAMFSRATAGSIQQTAIYVLPGSTNAVSLAMTKLIVPTVQHFVGELNRL; this comes from the coding sequence GTGCATCCCACATATCATCAGCAACCCATTCAAGTTGCTCTTTTAACTGTCAGTGACACACGCACAAAGGCAAATGATCACGCTGGACAGCGTATTCAAACTTTACTTCAAGAAGCAACTTTCGAAGTAGTGGACTACCAACTCACAAAGGATGAACCACGGGATATCGCTCGTTATGTGAAACAATGGTCCAGTGACCCATCCATCAATACCATTATCGTAACGGGCGGAACAGGCTTTACACCAAGAGACCAAACTTACGATACCATTTTGCCTCTTTTCGAAAAGGAAATGATGGGATTTGGTGAGTTATTTCGAACACTTAGCTATGACGAAATTGGCCCAAGGGCAATGTTTAGTCGTGCCACTGCTGGGAGTATTCAACAAACAGCCATCTATGTTTTACCTGGTTCCACAAATGCGGTATCACTAGCTATGACGAAACTTATAGTACCCACTGTTCAACATTTTGTTGGTGAGTTGAATCGTCTATGA